From one Dysidea avara chromosome 9, odDysAvar1.4, whole genome shotgun sequence genomic stretch:
- the LOC136266452 gene encoding E3 SUMO-protein ligase ZBED1-like: MWSSRNGDGYIALTCHFINPDFKMCCHNLQTHHFPGTHNHTTIAQALNTAAKEWCISFDKQLVAFTTDSGSNIVKALEDMDVLRLACAGHTLNLAVQKALQIPQVSTPLARCRELVSYFHKSRVDSDEFKKNQLMFSDIPKHKLIHDVATRWNSTYDMIERVCEQQLPISSVLLQRRDSLMHLELLPNEWRILEDVVKLLRPFKIATQHLSGEEYPTISTLGPLLHEIQIKIAFQDDDSVAIKAFKKALQDDMDSRYTDPNIKFLMYKSSFLDPRFKTLTHLSSTAKQEIFDWVLEDILNLNNGNESNDVQIECVTTTESSEPSTSSNSDCNGPTRKKKKKSALMELIGDKFQSENEQTTDTTTFKDIVHSELLRYKTEPSISVDHPPLHWWSVRRLLYPNVSKLARKYLCVVATFVPSEQLFSTAGNVVSVKRAALLPENVEKLIFLHDNLPPVSLPYRRCVQDEACDCDSCNA; encoded by the coding sequence ATGTGGTCGTCACGTAACGGAGATGGTTATATCGCCCTTACCTGCCATTTTATTAATCCTGATTTCAAAATGTGTTGTCATAATCTTCAGACTCATCATTTCCCTGGAACACACAACCACACTACAATTGCTCAAGCTCTGAATACTGCTGCCAAAGAGTGGTGCATTAGTTTTGATAAGCAGCTTGTGGCATTTACCACAGATAGTGGATCCAACATAGTTAAGGCTCTTGAAGATATGGATGTGCTCAGGCTTGCATGTGCAGGCCACACTTTAAACTTGGCTGTCCAGAAAGCATTGCAAATACCTCAAGTTTCCACACCATTAGCAAGATGTAGAGAGCTTGTTAGCTATTTTCACAAGTCACGTGTGGATAGTGATGAATTCAAAAAAAACCAGCTGATGTTTAGTGATATTCCAAAACACAAGCTTATTCACGATGTGGCAACTCGCTGGAATTCCACTTATGACATGATAGAACGAGTCTGTGAGCAGCAGCTGCCTATCAGCAGTGTATTACTGCAGCGTCGAGATAGTTTGATGCATTTGGAACTACTCCCAAATGAATGGCGTATTTTGGAAGATGTTGTCAAGCTACTAAGGCCTTTTAAAATTGCTACTCAGCACCTCTCTGGTGAAGAGTATCCCACCATCTCTACATTGGGACCCCTACTACATGAAATTCAAATCAAAATAGCTTTCCAAGATGATGATAGCGTGGCAATTAAAGCATTTAAGAAAGCTTTACAAGATGATATGGATTCTAGATACACAGATCCCAATATTAAGTTTTTAATGTACAAGTCCTCATTTCTGGATCCCAGGTTCAAAACCCTGACACATTTATCATCAACAGCTAAACAAGAAATTTTTGATTGGGTTTTGGAAGATATTCTAAACTTAAACAATGGTAATGAATCAAATGATGTTCAAATTGAGTGTGTTACTACCACAGAGTCTTCAGAGCCCTCCACTTCTTCCAATAGTGACTGCAATGGACCTACaagaaaaaagaagaaaaagagtGCATTAATGGAGCTTATTGGAGACAAATTTCAATCTGAAAATGAGCAAACTACTGATACAACAACTTTTAAGGACATCGTGCATTCAGAACTACTTCGTTACAAAACTGAACCTTCAATATCAGTAGATCATCCTCCACTTCACTGGTGGTCTGTTCGTCGACTCTTGTACCCAAATGTGAGTAAATTGGCCCGCAAATATCTTTGTGTGGTGGCCACTTTTGTGCCATCAGAGCAATTGTTTAGCACAGCTGGTAATGTTGTGTCTGTTAAACGTGCTGCACTGCTGCCAGAAAATGTTGAGAAACTGATTTTTTTACATGACAATCTACCACCAGTGTCTTTACCTTACAGGCGTTGTGTACAGGATGAGGCATGTGACTGTGACTCTTGTAACGCTTAG